In the genome of Natronorubrum daqingense, the window CCTCTCACCAGATCAAACACTACCTCGAGCGGACGCCCGAGTCGATCCAGTGGGGCGTACTGACGAACGGTCGGAAGTGGCGACTCTACGGGACCAAGGATTACGAGACGCAGACGTACTACGAGGTCGACTTGCCGGAACTGCTCGAGCGTGGTGATCTCGAGGCGTTCAAATACTTCTACCTGTTTTTCCGTCCGGCGGCGTTTCAGGCGAGTGGCGGGACGACGTTCCTCGATTCGGTCCGGTCGGAAAGCGAGACGGTCGCCCAGGAGTTAGGAGAGGACCTCCAGGATAACGTCTTCACCGCGGTGCGGGTGCTCGGACGCGGGTTCGTCGAGACGAACGACCTCGCGATCGACCCCGACGACGAGAAGAGGTTGGGGGAACTCAAAGAGCAGTCGCTCGTGCTCCTCTATCGGCTGATGTTCGTCCTCTACGCGGAATCGCGGGGCCTGATCCACCCGAAGGGACAGGATGCGGTTTCGGAGTACGAGGACAACTTCAGTCTGGACGAACTGCGTCTCGAGATTCACGAGGAGATCGGCGAGGTCGACGACGGGTTCGACACCTACAGCGAGTACTCCACGACGATGTGGAGTCGACTCGAGGACCTGTTTCGGTTGGTCGACGAGGGCGAGGAGTCACTCGGCATTCCGCCGTACAACGGCGGGCTGTTCAACACCGAGAAACACGGGTTTCTGACGGACCACGAGGTGAGCAACCGGTACCTCGCGGAGGTCATCTATCGAATTTCGACGACCGAGAACGACGAGGGTCGGTACGTGTTGGCCGACTACGCGGATCTCGATACGCGACATCTCGGGAGCGTCTACGAAGGGTTGCTCGAGCACCAGTTTCGGATCGCGCCGGCGGACTACGCCGCGGTGACGGACGACGGCGGCGAGATTTGGAAACCGGCCACGGAGGTGTCGGTGGCGGAAGCGGTCGAAACCGTCGACGAGGGTGGGCTCTACGTGGTCAACGACGAAGGGGAGCGAAAGGCCACGGGGGCGTACTACACGCCGGATTACGTGGTGACCTACATCGTCGAGGAGACGGTCGATCCGTTGATCGACGAGATCCGGACGGACTTACAGGAGCAGGGCTTCGAGCCGGGAACGCACGAGTACCTCGGGGCCTTTTACCGTCGGGTGTTGGATCTCAAGGTTCTCGACCCCGCGATGGGCAGTGGCCACTTCCTCACGCGGGCGACGGAGTATCTCGCCCAGCAGGTGATGGAGGAGGTGCGCGAGATCGAGGAGGCGACGGCGTTCGACGAGCAGCGGGTTCGTCGGGACGTCGCGAAGGAGTGTATCTACGGCGTCGACCTGAACGGAATGGCGGTCGAACTCGCCAAGCTGTCGATGTGGCTCGAGACGCTCGCGGCGGATCAGCCACTGGCGTTTCTGGATCACCACCTCAAGGCGGGCAACTCGTTGGTCGGCTCGGACGTGACGGACGTGCTCTCGAGTGACACCGAATCCAACGACGGACAGTTGACCCTCCAGCAGGCGTTGGCTCGAGTTCGACAGGATACCTTAGAGCACGTCATGGAGCGGATGCAGGAGCTACTCGAGATCGACAACGAGACGCTCGAGGACATCAAGTCGATGGAGGAGTTGTACGACGAGGTGCGCGCCGATCCGTTCTATCAGCGCCTCTTCGAGTTGACGAACGTCCACACGGCCGAACGCTTCGATCTGGACGTGCCCGAGGGGGCTTACGAGCGCATGGCTCGAGCGATCGACGACGAGGACGAGTGGCTCGAGGTTCGAGAGGAGGGCTGGTTCAAGTCTGCGCAGGCCATGTGTACCGAGGAGGCGTTTTTCCACTGGGAGTTGGAGTATCCGGAGGTGTTCTTCGATGAAGACGGGGAGAAGCGGGAAGATGCTGGGTTTGATGTGGTGATTGGGAACCCGCCTTGGGTTTCAAACTGGGAACTGACAGAGAGTAGTGATCAGATTGTATCTACGCTGGAATCTCTGTATCCAGAGGTGACCTCAGGACATTGGGATTTATTTGTTCCATTCTGTTACCGAGCAGCAACATTAGCAAGGACTGAAGGTCGACATTCTTTTATCACACCAACTTCACTAGGGACTGAAAAATATGGGACGAAAATACGTAAGAAGTTCGTCGATGATTGGACAATACATCAATTAGTACACTTCGGAGAACATCAGATATTCAGTGAGGTTGATAGACAATATCTAATTTACATGCTGTCCACAGAAAACAATGAAAATTGCAAAACAAAACTGACGAAGTTTAATGACCCGGGTTTCGCTGCTACAGCAAGGATTCCTCAGGCCAATTTCTCAGAGTATTCGAATTATTCGCTTCGTCCATCTCTAGCGACTACTGATGTCGAACTTAAGAAGAAGGTTGACAAAGAAAGTATTCCTACTGGGCGAATTTGCTGTGTGAACGTTGGAGTAGTTGCACATGCTGCGTCCGACAGCGAACTGGATTTCAAGAAAGATGATGTAATCTCCCAAGATCCCCAAGATGGATATAAACAGTATGTCGAGGGAAGCAATATATCTAGATACTTGATCAACTGGGAAGGAGAATACATTGACTATGAGTCCAAGAAAAGCCATTTCCACCGACCCAAATACTCAGAATTATTTGAGTCTGAAAAAATTGTCATCCCGAGAGTGAGTGGTGCTGATAATAGAATCGAAGCCTCTTTTGACAAGAATGGATATTACAATAATGATAATGTGACGAACGTTGTCCCTTGGACAGATAAAATCCTGGATAAACAGTCGCCGAAAAATTTTGACCCGTTAAACGATACAGAGGCGTTCAGTCTATATTCGATTTCCGGGGTACTCAATTCTAATCTCATCACGTATTATTTCTCTCAATTCCTAGCGACGGGAACACTACAGGGGAGTTATTCCAGTATATACCCTGACGATATTCGAAAAATACCGATTCATTCCGATTTGTCAGAAGACTCTGACTTAGTAACAGAGTTGACAAGGTCGGTTGAAAAAATAATACAATTTCGAGAAACCGAAAATTCGCTTAATCTCGCTCTGCTTGACCACCTCGGCTCTTATTCCAATGAGGTATCCGTCTCGGAAGTTGGATTCATCCAGCCAACAGAAGGAGCTGCCGACTCCATCCTCACCGACACCGCCGAAGACCGCGAAAACCTTCGCGTTGGCACTGTCGAAATCGAACGCCAATCCCCCGACTCCCTCGAGATTCACCTCACAGCCCGGTACAAACCCGAAAACGAGGACGAGTACGAAACCGACCGCTGGGGCTACACCGAAACCGACCCCGAACCCGCCCTCGAGATTTCCGACCTCACGGAAACCGAAGCCGACCTGATCGAGGCGTTCGTCCCCGTCGCCGTCGACGAAGCCGGTGGGTTTGCGAACTTCCGTGAAACCGCGACCAAGAACGACTC includes:
- a CDS encoding Eco57I restriction-modification methylase domain-containing protein — protein: MSQATLSDRPYANSNLFSGHYLDERIQDREEWDCDGDAEEAMAALQSLYDLESGLVEGYKEDPLIDNWIDEVLDVLGFGTNVETTLPDGGGYVDVLLFDDPEARRDAAEVYLSTEESSDLFERGIGLVEAKQWDADFSARFSEQRPYRNASHQIKHYLERTPESIQWGVLTNGRKWRLYGTKDYETQTYYEVDLPELLERGDLEAFKYFYLFFRPAAFQASGGTTFLDSVRSESETVAQELGEDLQDNVFTAVRVLGRGFVETNDLAIDPDDEKRLGELKEQSLVLLYRLMFVLYAESRGLIHPKGQDAVSEYEDNFSLDELRLEIHEEIGEVDDGFDTYSEYSTTMWSRLEDLFRLVDEGEESLGIPPYNGGLFNTEKHGFLTDHEVSNRYLAEVIYRISTTENDEGRYVLADYADLDTRHLGSVYEGLLEHQFRIAPADYAAVTDDGGEIWKPATEVSVAEAVETVDEGGLYVVNDEGERKATGAYYTPDYVVTYIVEETVDPLIDEIRTDLQEQGFEPGTHEYLGAFYRRVLDLKVLDPAMGSGHFLTRATEYLAQQVMEEVREIEEATAFDEQRVRRDVAKECIYGVDLNGMAVELAKLSMWLETLAADQPLAFLDHHLKAGNSLVGSDVTDVLSSDTESNDGQLTLQQALARVRQDTLEHVMERMQELLEIDNETLEDIKSMEELYDEVRADPFYQRLFELTNVHTAERFDLDVPEGAYERMARAIDDEDEWLEVREEGWFKSAQAMCTEEAFFHWELEYPEVFFDEDGEKREDAGFDVVIGNPPWVSNWELTESSDQIVSTLESLYPEVTSGHWDLFVPFCYRAATLARTEGRHSFITPTSLGTEKYGTKIRKKFVDDWTIHQLVHFGEHQIFSEVDRQYLIYMLSTENNENCKTKLTKFNDPGFAATARIPQANFSEYSNYSLRPSLATTDVELKKKVDKESIPTGRICCVNVGVVAHAASDSELDFKKDDVISQDPQDGYKQYVEGSNISRYLINWEGEYIDYESKKSHFHRPKYSELFESEKIVIPRVSGADNRIEASFDKNGYYNNDNVTNVVPWTDKILDKQSPKNFDPLNDTEAFSLYSISGVLNSNLITYYFSQFLATGTLQGSYSSIYPDDIRKIPIHSDLSEDSDLVTELTRSVEKIIQFRETENSLNLALLDHLGSYSNEVSVSEVGFIQPTEGAADSILTDTAEDRENLRVGTVEIERQSPDSLEIHLTARYKPENEDEYETDRWGYTETDPEPALEISDLTETEADLIEAFVPVAVDEAGGFANFRETATKNDSLVDRLRKLTLPAVDDVRDGLESYLKTKARAEELEAKIEKTDELIDEIVYELYGLTEEEIEIVEEAVEK